CAGCACGAAGACCGGGCCAAACAGCGTGGCGATGGTTGCCAAACCGAAGACAGCAAAGACGAAATAGACCAGGTCACCTGCCAGGATGCCCAACACCATTGGGAATGCGCCCTTGAACCCGCCACCGAGTGCGCGGGCCACCACAGCGGCGACGCCCGGGCCTGGAACCAGCACCGCGATGGCATAGGCGATTGTGAAGGTCAGAAGGGTGAAGGGTTCCATGGTGTCCGCCGTGAATTTGTGGCGCACACTAGCGGTTCGCCTAGAGCCGGGCAATCTGCCTCAAGGCAGCCGTGCAAGCCGGTCGAACAGAAGCGCATAAAAGCCATCGGCGTCGCCGTTGCGGATAAAGTTCACATTCCTGTCACGGTGGGTGACATGCCAATAGTCGACAACGGTCATACCCATGGTCAGTTCGCTGGCGACCTCGATCTCGACATTGCATTGGCGGCCGGAAAACAGTTCCGGGCAAAGCAGCCAGGCAATGACCGTAGGGTCATGCAAGGGCGCGCCCGTCCAGCCATATTTGGCCAGATCGAAAGTCTCCGAGAAAGTGAGCATAGCGTGGGCCGCCTTGGCGCTGTCGTTTCCGATGGCGAGCATAGCGGCCAGCCGATCTGGCGTTGACTGGATCTGGTGAGTGACGTCGAGGGGCAGCATGGTAATGGGCGCGCCGCAACGCAGCACAATGTCCGCGGCTTCCGGGTCGACATAGATGTTGAATTCGGCGGCTGGGGTGATGTTGCCAACCTCGAAGTAGGCGCCACCCATCATGACGATCTCGGCGATGCGCTCGGCAATCGCGGGCTGCTTTATCAGGGCCATTGCAATATTGGTGAGTGGCCCAAGCGTGCACAGGGTAATGGTTCCCGGTTCAGCAGCCATCAGGGTGTCGATTATGTAGTCCACCCCGTGCTGCTCCTGCAGCGGCACGGTGGGTTCGGGCAAGTCGGGGCCGTCGAGGCCAGTAACTCCATGGACATGCTCTGCGGTCACGAGTGCGCGCCGAATTGGGCGGGAGCAGCCAGCGTAGACCGGAATATCGGTGCGACCGGCGAGCGCAACAATCTTGCGCGCGTTGTTGGCATTGTGGTGCAGCCCCACATTGCCCGCGACGGCGACAATACCGAG
The DNA window shown above is from Devosia litorisediminis and carries:
- a CDS encoding nucleoside hydrolase; translated protein: MSRKIIIDTDPGQDDAVAILLTLASPEELDVLGIVAVAGNVGLHHNANNARKIVALAGRTDIPVYAGCSRPIRRALVTAEHVHGVTGLDGPDLPEPTVPLQEQHGVDYIIDTLMAAEPGTITLCTLGPLTNIAMALIKQPAIAERIAEIVMMGGAYFEVGNITPAAEFNIYVDPEAADIVLRCGAPITMLPLDVTHQIQSTPDRLAAMLAIGNDSAKAAHAMLTFSETFDLAKYGWTGAPLHDPTVIAWLLCPELFSGRQCNVEIEVASELTMGMTVVDYWHVTHRDRNVNFIRNGDADGFYALLFDRLARLP